The following proteins are encoded in a genomic region of Dasypus novemcinctus isolate mDasNov1 chromosome 3, mDasNov1.1.hap2, whole genome shotgun sequence:
- the SLC25A47 gene encoding solute carrier family 25 member 47, with amino-acid sequence MDFVAGAIGGVCGVAVGYPLDTVKVRIQTEPKYTGIWHCVQDIYRQERARGFYRGLSLPACTVSLVSSVSFGTYRLCLAHVCRLRYGGADAKPAKADIALSGCASGLVRVFLTSPTEVAKVRLQTQAQAQTQAQRRPSSAGPAPPACAAPRYRGPLHCLATVAREEGVRGLYRGSSALLCRDGHSFATYFLSYAVLCEWLTPTGRSQPDVLGVLVAGGCAGVLAWAVATPMDVIKSRLQADGRGQRRYRGLVHCVAASVREEGPRVLFRGLALNCGRAFPVNMVVFVAYEAVLRLARGLLA; translated from the exons ATGGATTTTGTCGCTGGAGCCATTGGAG GCGTCTGCGGTGTTGCCGTGGGCTACCCCCTGGACACGGTGAAG GTCAGGATCCAGACGGAGCCCAAGTACACGGGCATCTGGCACTGCGTGCAAGACATCTACCGCCAGGAGCGG GCGCGGGGCTTCTACAGGGGCCTGTCGCTGCCCGCGTGCACCGTGTCCCTGGTCTCGTCCGTGTCCTTCGGCACCTACCGCCTCTGCCTGGCGCACGTGTGCCGGCTGCGCTACGGCGGCGCTGACGCCAAGCCCGCCAAGGCTGACATCGCGCTCTCGGGCTGCGCCTCCGGCCTCGTCCGC GTGTTCCTGACCTCGCCCACTGAGGTGGCCAAGGTCCGCCTGCAGACGCAGGCGCAGGCGCAGACGCAGGCGCAGCGGCGGCCGTCGTCCGCGGGGCCCGCGCCCCCCGCCTGTGCGGCGCCCAGGTACCGCGGGCCGCTGCACTGCCTGGCCACGGTGGCCCGGGAGGAGGGCGTGCGGGGCCTGTACAGGGGCAGCTCGGCCCTGCTCTGCCGCGACGGCCACTCCTTTGCCACCTACTTCCTGTCCTACGCCGTCCTCTGTGAGTGGCTCACCCCCACCGGCCGCAGCCAGCCAG ATGTGCTGGGCGTGCTGGTGGCCGGCGGCTGCGCGGGGGTCCTGGCCTGGGCCGTGGCCACCCCCATGGACGTGATCAAGTCGCGCCTGCAGGCGGACGGGCGGGGCCAGCGGCGCTACCGGGGCCTCGTGCACTGCGTGGCGGCCAGCGTGCGCGAGGAGGGCCCGCGGGTCCTCTTCAGGGGGCTGGCGCTCAACTGCGGCCGCGCCTTCCCCGTCAACATGGTGGTCTTCGTCGCCTACGAGGCCGTGCTGCGCCTCGCCCGGGGCCTGCTCGCCTAG